In Solenopsis invicta isolate M01_SB chromosome 1, UNIL_Sinv_3.0, whole genome shotgun sequence, one genomic interval encodes:
- the LOC105198624 gene encoding putative peptidyl-prolyl cis-trans isomerase dodo isoform X2: MADEELPAGWEKRLSRSTGQNYYLNIYTKESQWDRPDKPADPSGNGKPEGPEEVQCSHLLVKHSGSRRPSSWREENITRSKEEALELVKSYREQIASGQATFAELATKYSDCSSAKRGGDLGPFSRGAMQKPFEQAAFALKVGELSSPVHTDSGIHIIQRIA, encoded by the exons ATGGCGGACGAGGAGCTACCAGCGGGCTGGGAGAAACGTCTCAGCAGGTCGACCG gtcaaaattattatttaaatatttataccaAGGAAAGTCAATGGGATAGGCCAGATAAACCTGCAGATCCATCTGGCAATGGCAAGCCTGAAGGACCTGAAGAAGTGCAATGCTCTCATCTACTTGTGAAACATTCAGGTTCTCGACGACCTTCTTCCTGGCGAGAGGAGAATATTACTAGGTCAAAGGAGGAAGCTCTTGAGTTGGTTAAAT ctTATAGAGAACAAATTGCGTCTGGTCAAGCGACGTTCGCTGAACTTGCTACAAAGTACAGCGATTGCAGTTCGGCAAAGCGTGGTGGGGATCTCGGACCTTTCAGTCGAGGTGCGATGCAGAAACCCTTCGAACAGGCGGCGTTTGCGCTGAAAGTTGGCGAATTGTCGTCGCCTGTGCACACAGATAGCGGAATTCACATCATTCAACGAATTGCATAA
- the LOC105198624 gene encoding uncharacterized protein LOC105198624 isoform X1: MFHIREIGEILSRRVQITSHVTRLTDRSDVRCVSASVRFRRRIKFLPTVASGDQCDLCDHSIARGWQPRLAGCARSVRRRSVPRDVQCDGGVRRLTYNTASAGEESSKTVRKYCGGNGGRGATSGLGETSQQVDRKVNGIGQINLQIHLAMASLKDLKKCNALIYL; the protein is encoded by the exons ATGTTCCATATACGCGAGATCGGCGAAATTTTGTCACGCAGGGTTCAGATAACCTCCCATGTCACACGTCTGACAGACCGAAGTGACGTTCGCTGCGTTTCCGCGTCAGTGCGGTTTCGCCGCCGCATAAAGTTTCTGCCGACAGTGGCGAGTGGCGACCAATGCGACTTATGCGACCATTCGATCGCCAGAGGTTGGCAGCCGCGATTGGCAGGTTGCGCGCGCAGCGTGCGCCGGCGTTCCGTTCCGCGCGATGTTCAGTGCGATGGCGGCGTGCGTCGTTTGACGTACAATACAGCAAGTGCCGGAGAAGAGAGCAGCAAAACAGTCCGAAAGTACTGCGGCGGTAATGGCGGACGAGGAGCTACCAGCGGGCTGGGAGAAACGTCTCAGCAGGTCGACCG GAAAGTCAATGGGATAGGCCAGATAAACCTGCAGATCCATCTGGCAATGGCAAGCCTGAAGGACCTGAAGAAGTGCAATGCTCTCATCTACTTGTGA
- the LOC105198623 gene encoding presenilins-associated rhomboid-like protein, mitochondrial isoform X1, whose protein sequence is MTVRTLLRLGDATNRCVFTTAQYYRPKMQVLQYRQIRNLKRQQISFKPESPFPNIHIETGTIQPAKLWKHFGFTVMFTGASIVGAAIWEYERIRRQTYRLIHRYRQFRVNRSGWRGEMETWWRNLTEGQKMFAPICFINAVIFLAWRVPALQKTMVRYFCANPASSVSCWSMVLSTFSHYSIFHLAANMYVLHSFSTIAVSTLGKEQFLALYLSSGVISSFASHVYKTVFKVPGLSLGASGAIMGVLGFVCTQYPDIRLNIIFLPMFTFTAGMAIKGIMILDTVGCILGWKYFDHAAHLGGALFGIFWQMWGNANIWQKREPLLTFWHGFREPRRSQ, encoded by the exons ATGACGGTCAGGACGCTTTTACGTTTGGGCGACGCGACGAACAGATG TGTCTTTACAACTGCGCAATACTACAGGCCCAAAATGCAAGTACTACAGTACAGACAAATAAGAAACTTAAAGAGACAGCAGATCTCCTTCAAACCAGAGTCTCCTTTTCCTAATATTCATATCGAGACTGGAACTATACAGCCTGCGAAACTGTGGAAACATTTTGGTTTCACCGTCatg TTTACTGGAGCCTCCATAGTGGGTGCTGCAATTTGGGAGTATGAACGCATCAGAAGGCAGACGTACAGATTAATTCATCGTTATAGACAGTTTCGAGTTAAC CGATCAGGATGGAGAGGCGAAATGGAGACGTGGTGGCGGAACTTGACCGAAGGACAGAAAATGTTTGCACCTATATGTTTTATAAACGCGGTTATATTCCTGGCTTGGCGAGTGCCGGCATTGCAGAAAACAATGGTGCGCTATTTTTGCGCCAATCCAGCTTCTA GTGTGTCGTGCTGGTCTATGGTGCTCTCCACCTTTTCACATTACTCCATATTCCATCTGGCTGCGAACATGTACGTGCTGCACAGCTTCAGCACGATAGCTGTATCAACATTAGGGAAGGAACAATTTTTGGCTCTGTATTTATCAAGTGGAGTGATTTCCAGCTTCGCTAGTCACGTGTACAAAACTGTGTTTAAAGTGCCAGGCCTTTCTCTAGGAGCG TCAGGAGCGATTATGGGTGTTCTCGGATTTGTCTGCACACAATATCCTGATATACGACTCAATATCATTTTCCTTCCTATGTTCACATTTACAGCAGGCATG gcAATCAAAGGAATAATGATCTTGGATACTGTTGGCTGCATCTTAGGATGGAAATATTTTGATCATGCTGCACATTTGGGTGGCGCGTTATTTGGAAT ATTCTGGCAAATGTGGGGCAACGCTAATATTTGGCAAAAACGGGAGCCCCTTCTAACTTTCTGGCATGGATTCCGAGAACCTCGAAGGTCACAatga
- the LOC105198623 gene encoding presenilins-associated rhomboid-like protein, mitochondrial isoform X2 gives MQVLQYRQIRNLKRQQISFKPESPFPNIHIETGTIQPAKLWKHFGFTVMFTGASIVGAAIWEYERIRRQTYRLIHRYRQFRVNRSGWRGEMETWWRNLTEGQKMFAPICFINAVIFLAWRVPALQKTMVRYFCANPASSVSCWSMVLSTFSHYSIFHLAANMYVLHSFSTIAVSTLGKEQFLALYLSSGVISSFASHVYKTVFKVPGLSLGASGAIMGVLGFVCTQYPDIRLNIIFLPMFTFTAGMAIKGIMILDTVGCILGWKYFDHAAHLGGALFGIFWQMWGNANIWQKREPLLTFWHGFREPRRSQ, from the exons ATGCAAGTACTACAGTACAGACAAATAAGAAACTTAAAGAGACAGCAGATCTCCTTCAAACCAGAGTCTCCTTTTCCTAATATTCATATCGAGACTGGAACTATACAGCCTGCGAAACTGTGGAAACATTTTGGTTTCACCGTCatg TTTACTGGAGCCTCCATAGTGGGTGCTGCAATTTGGGAGTATGAACGCATCAGAAGGCAGACGTACAGATTAATTCATCGTTATAGACAGTTTCGAGTTAAC CGATCAGGATGGAGAGGCGAAATGGAGACGTGGTGGCGGAACTTGACCGAAGGACAGAAAATGTTTGCACCTATATGTTTTATAAACGCGGTTATATTCCTGGCTTGGCGAGTGCCGGCATTGCAGAAAACAATGGTGCGCTATTTTTGCGCCAATCCAGCTTCTA GTGTGTCGTGCTGGTCTATGGTGCTCTCCACCTTTTCACATTACTCCATATTCCATCTGGCTGCGAACATGTACGTGCTGCACAGCTTCAGCACGATAGCTGTATCAACATTAGGGAAGGAACAATTTTTGGCTCTGTATTTATCAAGTGGAGTGATTTCCAGCTTCGCTAGTCACGTGTACAAAACTGTGTTTAAAGTGCCAGGCCTTTCTCTAGGAGCG TCAGGAGCGATTATGGGTGTTCTCGGATTTGTCTGCACACAATATCCTGATATACGACTCAATATCATTTTCCTTCCTATGTTCACATTTACAGCAGGCATG gcAATCAAAGGAATAATGATCTTGGATACTGTTGGCTGCATCTTAGGATGGAAATATTTTGATCATGCTGCACATTTGGGTGGCGCGTTATTTGGAAT ATTCTGGCAAATGTGGGGCAACGCTAATATTTGGCAAAAACGGGAGCCCCTTCTAACTTTCTGGCATGGATTCCGAGAACCTCGAAGGTCACAatga
- the LOC105198622 gene encoding S-formylglutathione hydrolase: protein MKFAVYIPPQAEKESVPVIYWLSGLTCNVDNFSQKAGAQKYAADHGVFLVIPDTSPRGLNIPGEDDSYDFGTGAGFYVDATLWEDTGGHGALICALKNPGQFKTVSAFAPICNPILCPWGKKAFSGYLGGSEDNVAWKEWDATELAKKYNGPPLDILIDQGKEDKFLKEGQLLPENLLNAAKDNGIGLTLRFQDGYDHSYFFITTFIEDHFKHHMKYLKS, encoded by the exons ATGAAATTTGCAGTCTACATACCACCCCAGGCTGAAAAGGAGTCAGTGCCAGTCATCTACTGGTTGTCTGGTCTCACGTGTAACGTGGATAATTTTAGTCAGAAAGCCGGCGCGCAGAAATATGCTGCGGATCACGGCGTGTTTCTCGTCATACCTGATACTAGTCCAAGAGGTTTGAATATTCCTGGCGAGGATGACAGTTATGATTTTGGTACTGGCGCAGGATTCTACGTGGATGCGACTT TATGGGAGGACACGGGAGGACACGGTGCTTTAATTTGTGCCCTTAAAAATCCTGGCCAGTTCAAAACAGTTTCAGCTTTTGCACCCATATGTAATCCAATCTTGTGCCCATGGGGAAAGAAAGCTTTCTCAGGATATTTGGGAGGATCAGAAGATAATGTGGCATGGAAGGAATGGGACGCTACGGAActcgcaaaaaaatataatggcCCACCTTTGGACATCTTAATCGATCAG GGCAAGGAGGACAAATTCTTAAAAGAAGGCCAATTATTACCAGAGAATCTACTAAATGCTGCCAAGGATAACGGCATCGGACTTACTCTCCGATTTCAGGATGGTTATGATCACAGTTATTTCTTTATAACCACATTTATTGAAGATCACTTCAAGCATCATATGAAATATCTTAAAAGTTAA
- the LOC105198625 gene encoding coiled-coil domain-containing protein 39, with the protein MATSNIDVILNQLGWQDGFRIPVANEENKRLEEEIARKTKHKILLNAKLESLEERLKMIKKHTGDLAARRDFNQKLLTEHSIQLETEDHLYRLSGNTESSLRQEAREFENEWADVNRRVSNVEKELLRMTKKLVETKQLVQFDEDSLRKWEEMLAQKEEDNQLIEDYMKQDTQKYKELEQKRQKLSIEFETYHQAIIKTVGELQEMEIVLDRTTKLYMEALKERRQMINQWTQSVNILRQRDNDIQNSLKEIETLREIDKEKKNNLEEVEQFLKDQIVNNKQLEELIKHSERELAEVQEKQRKITETIDVYNIELHTQKKLVGELARRIQQIRANTKRKRIEIENKRIKVDDCKKRINDLTSTLEEIENQKLNVEERTKRLEKMIEHDEKRKSAIIKELNRLQAAILRTTKRIVELENERKILQIEIQSEHKKVDLFNALFTKENKLLAEKKEALYQVDFNLQKCEMKLERVRGHEHDKSEVERKQTRIEDLQAALKEKTATSKLLQNQIVKNQIVSLEHDMRKVSSCLSSENDELERLRSKKQDLLLLLDGGEKRLKIAQAKNEERQVEENIMRLRVSQLERMTSNVSDKVYDLEKYRLHLEAALKERATEITAQKEALAVQKRIAGNECSELRTAIAERKSRVRQLQARFDSGVATMGTTSDGVAMSTAYLKIQSAQERYMLREQGDKLDEAIRRTEQEIRSMENTLRVVNMCNDKYKDSISAVDQDGPEWMEQRRLDEQMHNARQKLLQKQTQLQRLFDDLQKTQNDYTQLLDVIEKTKEEKENKERYLSGIEKQTAEQGEKISRADKSLRKAQKDIQNLYISKRDDIVLLQQKEVELRELQEQNALVLQDIAEFTIRHVEAEAYVKKLLMAKNIELPSFPPSIRSPLSPCGSSAGSLDQPLKSTSRLSAFTSSKESIGTIVKMEPQFEEPTSNASRKIVKRNTASKESLALSKRSVFVYEKQQSQKKS; encoded by the exons ATGGCGACGAGTAACATAGACGTGATTTTAAACCAGCTGGGATGGCAGGATGGCTTCCGAATTCCCGTAGCTAACGAGGAGAACAAACGTCTGGAGGAAGAA ATTGCTAGGAAGACAAAGcacaaaatcttattaaatgcaAAGTTGGAGAGTCTCGAGGAACGACTAAAAATGATCAAGAAACATACCGGCGACTTGGCTGCGCGACGTGATTttaatcaaaaactgcttactGAACATTCGATTCAGCTGGAGACAGAGGATCATTTGTATCGATTAAGCGGCAACACCGAATCGTCGCTGCGCCAAGAAGCGCGCGAATTTGAGAATGAATGGGCGGACGTGAATCGTAGAGTATCGAACGTGGAGAAGGAGCTGCTTAGGATGACGAAGAAACTGGTCGAGACGAAACAGTTGGTCCAGTTTGATGAGGACAGCTTACGCAAATGGGAGGAGATGCTTGCGCAGAAGGAGGAGGATAATCAGTTGATAGAGGATTATATGAAGCAGGATACGCAGAAATATAAG gaATTGGAGCAAAAGCGGCAGAAACTTAGCATAGAATTTGAGACTTATCATCAAGCTATTATCAAAACTGTTGGCGAACTACAAGAGATGGAGATCGTTTTGGACCGCACAACGAAACTGTACATGGAAGCGTTAAAAGAACGCAGACAGATGATAAATCAGTGGACGCAAAGCGTCAACATTCTGCGCCAGAGAGACAACGATATACAAAATAGTCTAAAA GAAATCGAAACATTGCGAGAGATtgacaaagagaaaaaaaacaatctcGAAGAAGTAGAACAATTTTTAAAGGATCAAATTGTAAACAACAAGCAACTGGAGGAGTTGATTAAACATTCGGAGAGGGAACTTGCTGAAGTCCAAGAAAAACAGCGTAAAATCACAGAGACGATTGATGTGTATAACATCGAG CTTCACACTCAGAAGAAGTTAGTAGGAGAATTGGCACGTCGTATACAGCAAATCCGAGCTAACACGAAGCGCAAGAGGATCGAGATCGAGAATAAACGTATAAAAGTGGACGATTGCAAAAAGCGAATCAATGATTTAACATCGACTTTGGAAGAGATTGAGAATCAAAAGTTAAACGTCGAGGAGCGAACGAAACGTTTGGAGAAAATGATCGAG CATGACGAGAAACGAAAATCCGCGATCATCAAAGAATTGAATCGGTTGCAAGCCGCGATTTTACGTACAACGAAGAGGATTGTAGAATTAGAGAATGAAAGAAAGATTCTGCAGATAGAAATTCAGAGCGAGCATAAGAAAGTTGATCTATTTAATGCCTTATTCACGAAGGAAAACAAACTTCTGGCAGAGAAGAAGGAAGCTCTTTATCAAGTGGATTTCAATCTGCAGAAGTGCGAGATGAAGCTCGAACGGGTCAGAGGACACGAACACGACAAGAGTGAAGTCGAAAGGAAACAGACGAGAATCGAAGATTTGCAAGCTGCATTGAAAGAAAAAACGGCCACATCtaaattgttacaaaatcaGATCGTCAAAAATCAGATCGTCAGTTTGGAG CACGATATGAGAAAAGTATCTAGCTGTCTATCAAGCGAAAATGACGAACTCGAACGGCTACGGAGCAAAAAGCAGGATCTATTGCTGCTGTTAGATGGAGGCGAAAAGCGATTGAAAATCGCGCAAGCCAAAAACGAGGAAAGACAAGTGGAAGAAAATATAATGCGCCTTCGGGTATCGCAGCTTGAGCGAATGACATCGAACGTGAGCGATAAAGTCTATGATTTGGAGAAGTATCGTCTTCATCTCGAAGCT GCGCTTAAGGAACGTGCAACAGAAATCACGGCACAGAAAGAAGCGCTCGCTGTGCAGAAGAGGATCGCCGGCAATGAGTGCTCAGAACTGCGCACTGCTATTGCCGAGAGAAAAAGCAGGGTACGGCAGTTGCAGGCGCGATTCGACAGCGGCGTCGCGACAATGGGTACTACTTCGGATGGGGTAGCGATGAGCACCGCGTACTTGAAGATACAGAGTGCACAAGAGCGATACATGCTGCGGGAACAAGGTGACAAGCTGGACGAAGCTATTAGACGAACGGAACAGGAAATACGCAGCATGGAGAACACGCTGCGAGTGGTGAACATGTGCAACGACAAATATAAGGACAGTATAAGCGCGGTTGATCAAGATGGGCCTGAATGGATGGAACAGAGGAGACTTGACGAGCAGATGCATAATGCGCGACAAAAGCTATTACAAAAACAAACTCAGCTGCAACGATTGTTCGATGACCTGCAG AAAACGCAGAATGATTATACTCAATTGCTCGATGTTATTGAGAAGACgaaggaagaaaaggaaaataaagAACGTTACTTATCGGGCATTGAGAAACAGACGGCGGAACAAGGAGAGAAGATATCCAGAGCCGACAAAAGCCTTCGTAAGGCACAGAAggatatacaaaatttatatatctctAAAAGGGATGACATTGTGCTTTTGCAACAA AAAGAAGTGGAACTGCGAGAGCTTCAAGAGCAGAACGCGTTGGTTCTTCAAGACATCGCGGAGTTTACGATTCGTCACGTAGAAGCTGAAGCATACGTTAAGAAATTGTTGATGGCCAAGAACATCGAATTACCAAGCTTTCCTCCATCGATTAGATCGCCTCTCAGTCCTTGCGGTAGTTCAGCAGGATCGCTGGATCAGCCTTTAAAAAGCACGAGTCGTTTGAGTGCCTTTACTTCATCGAAAGAAAGCATCGGCACTATAGTTAAAATGGAGCCGCAATTTGAAGAAC caACAAGTAACGCATCGAGGAAAATTGTAAAACGCAATACCGCATCCAAAGAATCCCTCGCTTTGTCGAAGCGATCCGTTTTTGTATACGAAAAGCAACAATCACAGAAGAAATcgtga
- the LOC105198626 gene encoding transmembrane 9 superfamily member 3: MRRGRQLLCFLALGLLAPLACADEHNHVYEDGDEVVLWMSTVGPYHNRQETYSYYSLPFCTGTKNVINHYHETLAEALQGIELKFSGLDIEFKEDISKTEYCQISLNEESQKAFAYAIKNQYWYQMYIDDLPIWGVVGEVESDEIPDYYIWAHKKFDIGYNGKQIVDVNLTSDNRVKLQLGARISFSYEVNWKKSNIKFEDRFDKYLDPNFFQHRIHWFSIFNSFMMVIFLVGLVSMILMRTLRKDYARYSRDEEMDDMERDLGDEYGWKQVHGDVFRPASHAMLFSALIGAGYQVTVVVLSVIVFAILGELYTERGSMLSTAIFVYAATSPINGYAGGGLYARMGGRVWIKQMILSAFMLPLMVCGTAFFINFIAMYYHASRAIPFGSMVAVTCICIFVILPLTLVGTILGRNLAGTPDAPCRVNAVPRPIPEKKWFMEPLVIIMLGGILPFGSIFIEMYFVFTSFWAYKIYYVYGFMLLVFVILMIVTVCVTIVCTYFLLNAEDYRWQWTSFLAAASTAGYVYIYSFYYFFFKTKMYGLFQTAFYFGYMALFSLALGIMCGTVGYIGTNAFVRKIYSTVKID; this comes from the exons ATGCGTCGGGGACGGCAGTTGCTCTGCTTTCTGGCGCTCGGCCTCCTCGCGCCGTTGGCCTGCGCCGACGAGCACAACCACGTC TACGAGGATGGTGACGAAGTTGTACTATGGATGAGCACCGTAGGGCCCTATCACAATCGTCAGGAGACGTACTCCTATTATTCCTTACCCTTTTGTACAGGCACCAAGAATGTCATCAATCATTATCACGAGACTCTAGCAGAGGCATTGCAGGGCATCGAGTTGAAGTTTAGTGGTTTAGATATCGAATTCAAAG AGGATATCTCGAAGACAGAATACTGCCAGATAAGTTTAAACGAAGAAAGCCAGAAAGCATTTGCATATGCGATAAAGAATCAGTATTGGTATCAAATGTACATTGATGATTTACCAATATGGG GTGTTGTGGGAGAAGTGGAAAGTGATGAAATTCCAG ATTATTACATCTGGGCACATAAAAAGTTTGATATTGGATACAACGGTAAACAAATAGTGGATGTTAATCTGACCAGTGACAACAGAGTGAAGCTGCAGCTGGGCGCACGTATATCTTTTAGCTATGAAGTCAATTGGAAgaagagtaatattaaatttgaggaTAGATTTGATAAATATCTAGATCCCAACTTCTTTCAACATAGA atacaCTGGTTTAGCATTTTTAACAGCTTCATGATGGTGATTTTCCTCGTTGGACTCGTTTCAATGATTTTAATGCGCACTTTGAGAAAGGATTATGCCAGATATAGCAGAGATGAAGAAATGGACGATATGGAAAGAGATTTGGGTGATGAGTACGGTTGGAAGCAAGTACATGGAGATGTATTTAGGCCTGCGAGTCATGCTATGCTCTTCTCAGCTCTCATAGGTGCAGGCTACCAG GTCACAGTGGTAGTGTTGAGCGTAATTGTCTTCGCTATCCTGGGCGAGCTTTATACCGAGCGAGGTTCAATGTTATCAACAGCGATATTTGTATATGCCGCCACGTCGCCAATCAACGGTTATGCGGGTGGCGGACTGTACGCTCGGATGGGCGGACGCGTATGGATCAAACAAATGATCCTCAGCGCTTTTATGCTACCGCTCATGGTCTGCGGTACCGCTTTCTTCATCAATTTTATCGCCATGTATTACCATGCCAGTAGAGCGATACCTTTCGGATCCATG GTTGCGGTAACATGTATCTGCATATTTGTGATATTACCGCTGACACTGGTAGGTACCATTCTAGGCCGTAATCTCGCTGGGACACCGGACGCACCGTGCCGCGTAAACGCAGTGCCTCGACCAATACCCGAGAAGAAATGGTTCATGGAACCATTAGTAATCATAATGCTCGGCGGAATCCTACCCTTCGGTTCGATCTTCATTGAGAT GTACTTCGTCTTTACCTCATTTTGGGCGTACAAGATCTATTACGTCTACGGTTTTATGTTATTAGTATTCGTTATTCTCATGATAGTAACAGTATGCGTTACTATCGTATGTACATATTTCTTACTGAATGCCGAAGACTATCGATG GCAATGGACGAGTTTTCTTGCAGCGGCTTCGACGGCCGGCTACGTttacatttattctttttactaCTTCTTCTTCAAGACTAA AATGTATGGTCTCTTCCAAACGGCGTTTTATTTCGGCTACATGGCATTGTTTAGCTTGGCCCTGGGTATTATGTGCGGAACGGTTGGATACATCGGCACCAACGCATTCGTGCGAAAGATATATTCTACGGTCAAGATAGATTAA
- the LOC105198627 gene encoding stress-associated endoplasmic reticulum protein 2, whose amino-acid sequence MAPKQRMRIANEKATKNITLRGNVPKSTKSQEEGSPVGPWLLALFLFVVCGSAVFQIIQSIRMA is encoded by the exons ATGGCACCGAAGCAGCGGATGCGCATCGCGAACGAGAAGGCGACGAAGAACATCACGTTACGCGGAAACGTGCCCAAATCGACG AAATCGCAAGAGGAGGGATCTCCAGTTGGACCTTGGCTCTTAGCTCTCTTCCTCTTTGTCGTGTGTGGGTCTG CCGTGTTTCAAATTATCCAGAGTATCAGAATGGCTTGA